Part of the Tenebrio molitor chromosome 4, icTenMoli1.1, whole genome shotgun sequence genome, TATtaagacattattatttacaacacgttatatattatttataaataatgaataaatatttaattgtgaCACTTGTTTCATTTATCTGTAGATATACGGAAAAACTTTTCGAACCACGGAAATTAAACCAAAAccggttattttttgttattttaacaaatataTAAATCGCGGCGGATATTTTAGAATTAATACTTGGTTTCGTAGTGCCACAAGATACAAATCTGAATCTAAACTTTGATATCGCCATGCAGCGATTAGAATACAATGTTAACGTCAGTAGTGCCCTGTTTTATTTATCATCAGTGGTGTTAGTGTTGTTtactattaattattgttggaAACGGCGTAGGTTGTACTACTATTCTTCGAAGTTGAAAGGTCCTTTAGCTTTACCATTCCTGGGAAGCATCCATGAATTCGCCGGAGGTATAGATTGTAAGGccaatttgattaattattagAGAATACATAACTAACGAATTTTTGTTGTAAGCCGCTTATCCGAAATCAATGGAAATAGCTCGGAAATATGGACCAATTGGGAAACTGTGGCTGGGTagccatttatttattgtagttACTGAACCAGAGGATGTAGAATATGTTATGAAACAATGTCTTTCTAAAGGATACATATACGAATTTCTCAAACCCCCATTTGGTCATGGAATACTAACTGCACCACGTATGTAATCCATTAtataaatttagtaatttaatatacagggtgtatctgaaaaacgtgtgttaaatttaaccagtgacagaactcgccaatttattaaacttttctctataatatttttacgaaaaagcgttacaaattgatttaaaatttgaaataaatcaaaatgtataccTTCCTATGACAAGgccgaaaattttctgttgttatCGAAACGGAgctttgtcaaaaaaattacattgttataaaataaaactaaataactaaaattaaaattttcatggttATAAACAAATAGAGAtcagttaatcacacaaaacgacaagtttggtaaaaattggagggcaaaaaatttgtagcgaattttgcaaaatgttaagtttcaataattggtgcgttaaaattaacacacgtatttcacatacaccctgtatataatacAGCCTGTGCCAGAACTGCCTCCTCATAGAAAAAGTAAAAGAGGCTCCAAGATGACtaaaacaaattttccttTAGCTCACATGACCCaattttaaagttttcaatttcaccaatcccagaagctcgtcctcagatgttactaaaaaaatcAGACAGATTGCTAGACAGCAAAAACAATGATTGATATCGCAACAATCAGCGAAAAGTTTACTTGGAATTTTGACCCCGGCACCGTGAAATTGCGTCCATCCTACTTtgatggtgctcaactctgattggtcacGTTTGggatgtcttttctcggttGTCGCTTGAGacaggactttttttctttaaaattcggattatcacatttacccaaattctcctttttttctctggggaagcagttctgggacaccctgtatatatcaatcaattaaaacacatttttagttttgtgaaaatgttAATTCTGTTTCAGTTTCAAGATGGAAAACCCatagaaaaacaattaatcAAACATTCAATCAATCCATTTTGAACtcatattttgatatttttgtgaaaCGCTCAAACGAATTAATGGCCGAGTTAAAAAAGCACTATGTCAAATGTGAAACAAACATCTTTCAACGATTTAGCGAATCTACTTTTAGAATGATTTGTGGTTAGTTgatattttctaataatttaaaaaaagtacttaTTCTAAGCAATGTTATCGTTGTAGACACATGCATGGGAGTAGATTCGGCCGATCTCAACGTTCAAAACGAATATATGTTGAGGGTTGCTGAGtaataatacataaataataaattaccgCAGAGCTTCAAGTTTATTGTTTCAGAGGTGCCATCTATATAGGGTCCCGCTTCTTTAATCCACTTtaccattttgaatttttgtggAACATTTTCGGATATAAAAAACAGTTAAACGATGTTGTTACCTACGGTTTCGGTCATATCAGAAAGGTGAGcttaaataatgttttaacTATGTGTTGTTCATTGTGTTACTTTAAGAttcttgaaaaaaagaaacagtTAATCAAAGAACAAAAAGCTGACAGcagtaacaataaaaatttcttaaGTTACTTGCTTAAAGTTACCGAAGAAGAGGGTATATGGACCGACAAAGAAATGATGGAAGAAACACAAACGATGGTTTGCGCAGGCAGCGACACAACAGCTCTTACGATGAGTTTTGCAACAATTATGTTAGCCTTGCACCAAGACATTCAGCAAAAGCTTTACAAAGAGGTTTACGACATCTTTGGAGATAGCGATAGAGATGCAACTTTAGACGATTTAACTCGGATGGAATATACTGAGAGGGTTATCAGAGAAACGATGAGATTGTTCCCAGTTGGACCTTGTCAGTTCCGAGAGGTTCTGGAAGATATCAAAATACGTAAATTTCTCTACTCCTTGAGCTACagaattaataatgaatttcTTCCAGGTGACGTTGTCATCCCTGAAGGCAGTCAACTGTTAATTCCTGTACATTTTATACATAGAAATCCAAAATATTGGCCTGatccattaaaatttaatcctGACAGATTCTTGCCAGAAGAAGTTGAAAAAAGGCCTCGTTATTCGTATATGCCGTTTAGTATTCCCCCCAGAAATTGCATTGGTATAACATTTTTGAGTAGCACTTTTCAGATTTTATATTGTTTCTGTTTTTAGGGAAGACATTCGCTATGATGTCTATGAAAGTTTCTTTAACAAATATGATGAGAAATTTCCGAATTGTTTCAACTCAGCACAAATCTATCGAAACCATGAAACTTCATATCAATGTGCTGATTTCTAGTGCAAATGGGTATGGAGTAACTCTggaaagtagaaaaaaataattttaaactggtaattaatattaaaattttgttaactAGATgaatacttttaattttaattatattaaacataattGTTAAGGTCATAGTTATGATTATATCATAttcaatgaaataataatattttcaaaaattatattggttgttttgatttcatttagtaaattcaaaatcaaattgGAATTACGCCATAATTTTTCACGGTAAcaaattatcgacaattttttgacaatttttttacatctCACTTAAATCAGAGATTTCATAgcatttatttgaagaaaacacattattattaacaatattaattaaatatgaattgatattttgattataattttaatttgacactCGTGATCACCAACACAAAATTGTCGGGAATTTCTCAATCACTAGGGCAATTATACctgataatttttaaataagaacTTGTGAAGAACTATTGCTGGAGCAATGTAAAAGGCTGCGATGGCAAAACTTCAAAGTGTAAATTACTtcgacaaattaattaaataattaaaattatgaaataattaaaatttttcgagaaaacagtaaaattGTGTAACACCTAATTTGAGCCTGTTTGGGTTACTAAAACCATcccattgttttattttttttctgttttctttCTGTTGCACAgtcattattataaatttgtaGTTTACTGACTATTtcctttggaaaaatttaagccaatcaaaaagctcgaatatttgaattttagccaatagcgattgaattacagcgataatactgcactagtgcaattatcgataatttgcacTAGTGCCAAATTTTCGCGTagtcctaattaaaaaatcatttggtattaattttatattttaaaaagaattacgtttatttgtacttacttattatgtaaatttttctcaggaaatagtccaaaatatcctctcgtgcatgtcaaattgtcgataatttgACATGCACTCGGGACATTACTAGTGAACATTggtatacattttgatttcatcctaacaaaattcaaattttggtCGCAAAAGCGGAAACATACCTAACGTCATAGAAACATTAGAAAAGTAATCGTGACTAATTAAAACaacgaattttaaatttagtagAATTGATTGGAGGTTTGGTCGAATTAGGAAAGCGAAAGTTTCATAAAACAGAACGATAGTGCTAAGTGACTTAATACTGGAACCTTGATGAGGTTGCTTGCGATACCATCAACACTGAAACAATCTCTTCCTTATCTAATACCTGGCaggtttaaaatttcaaggtaatttttcttattcatttattaaacCTTTTCTCAAATATTCCGAAGATCGACAATCATTatcatttcatttattttattaaagtaaCGCAAACTGGGTTCTTTGAgaatctattttaaaacaaaaacaaaacaaaaacttttGTTTCTAATGctgtcatttatttatttaagtttTCTATAGTAGTGATACGTATGCTTTTACCTGAACAACAGGGGAAACGTGTTTTCGCAAATGCGCCTTTTCCAAGAATCACTTAAAACTATTCgtatttagtttttaaattaactgtgAAATTAATGATTACCGGAATGAAATTAgtaatgaattttattcatCTAGGCAACGAAATCTAAATGTATACCCGCCTGTGGGTAAAggcgaaatttttttgttatggTAGAAACGGAGCCTCGTCGAAAATGTTACATTGTTGTagaaacaattaaataattaaaattaaaattctcatggttacaaagaaatagagactagttaatcacacaaaacgactcatttggtaaaaattggggggcaaacattttcgaattttgttgttatctccactggttaaaattaacacacgtatttcagatacaccctgtatattaccatttatataatattttaatctgcGTTGCAGGAATTAGATACAACAATTAGGTGCAATTCAAATTAGAAATGAAATAGTAACTCCCAATTGGGCAAAAtattctaataataataagaaaagATTTAGGCCAATTAACcgactgaaaacaaatgaatatttgacagttaaatttaaccaaattattttatttgtctgaaaaatattgtatCGTTTATTTCTGGCTTAGTTGGTGCACAATAAGAAAACGAACGTTCatataaggcattcacgatctttttgggaccgagttggctatgaccatctagtaattttgttggcagtacctcggtgataactaaattccctaaagggaattgacactttttgtgttaggttaggttgttttcagtttagggttgtattttctgaataggtacattgttgccggatctcttaaatctggtctgtcctttttaaattaaattaaatcgtttaataggaattttttattgtaataaaattattttggcaattttgactgctcctttgacggaaatttaaattatttttatacacttaataaatcatttagagtgggtacaggttgcaagacacacttgtcatttgcaacagcattttttcaatatttctgaaccaaataaaggcataaagagaccagaaaatcatagtttggattgaatattttccatataagtacagttttatagctattaagacaacaagggttttatagacgatttaaaaatcgagatcgtagtttaaatcagagcgaccgcagggagcgaggatttaatagatcgagatttttaaactataaaacacgcgttgtcttcaagattttttctaacactaacatcttatcagaaattttaataaattcagaaattattcgaggcgcgtcacaatacacaaaatgcggaggttgccatgggtactatggtaataatatcaacaaatttggaaaaaaacaattttcatcgttgaaatgtgccaaaacgttccagaagaaataagaaaaaagggtcaatttgttaccaatgaagtctaaaagtgcatacgaaaaggtgtatgtttcgtctcaaggccggaacaataaaaaaaaagcatcagggaggtaacggaagatgtcattttggcttttcttgatatggggtaagtgtgttgaacttcattaaaagttaattcacagtacggcaagaatcatttgaagaaaatgtaaagattgccagttttcgatggccgggcacttgcattggatgaaacagcagaagttaaagaagaagatgttaggaacaagagcacgaagctaatatggcaattccaattcaataattgtacttttcacttttgtgagaattactgtaaaaatgatgaataaaatgttacttgaatgatgtgtgtgagcgtattttatgactctataagatacgttgctattgacgacgtgtcttatagagacaagcgtattttatgggaaacataaggtgtgagctcaaatgcaccatggaaacagtataagatattagtgttagaaaaaagtaatttcaaatgactaatgtcataaaagtgctgttgcaaatgacaagtgtgcctttgcaacctgtacccaatttagtttcttacgaatattaaaataataaatctggcaatgcggtggcaagaaaatgtcgaacagacactgacagaaaaattgcatccgttacatcactgaatcagttagtgcaacatgaaaagaaaaaatcatagccaactcggtcccaaaaagatcgtgaatgcctaatataATCGATAGCAACAGCGAAACTGATGAAGAAATGTCTAATACAACAGCGAAAATGATGAATCGGCTAGATAAACACTCTAAATACTAGTGAAAACCCCATCAAAATATGTTTATTAGCTTTTAAGTTATAAGCGTCGAAGAGAACATAGATATGTATACATAGATATAAATATTGTCTTTAGTAATAtgtaaagcttgtttgacacgatgctaaattttgtagaaaatttgttagaaaatgagagagaccctcgacaggaccaatgaacgatcaggatcatagtttgtctttgtcagatcctgacctctctcattttctaacaaatttactacaaaatttagcatcgggTCATACAGTCTTAAGTTTATACTctcatatttaaatttatcttacAATCTTTGCATTTACGTATGTTGAATGTCACTTTGAGATTTCATTCCATTCAACCTGTTATTACCAAGAAGAAAAATCTTGTGCTGTTTGactttttagtaattttcaaTAGCTCATTGTTTCAGAATCAGCTTATGTTgaaatttaagttttattgaataaatcaatatttaattattgctgttttttttttacaagtttCTTCGTTTTCGTGGCACTTTATTTAAAACTGAAAATCAAAACTACAGCTTTGTTAGGAaagttaaaatataaattttgcagAGCATCGCGATATATGGGGTTAAAATTGGATTCCAAAGAACTTGTTCGAATGAATTCTTTATTCTTTTGATatgtatacaggctgattcacgtagcccgttcattagaaactttttgatttcccaaaatcatattaatatgaaaattggtagttgactataatcgactactccaagttcaaatgagatattttcaaaatggcggcacttccggaaataccggaaatcgatgccatctttgtttttttaaatagaaaggccccattttgacttcacatttcgattccacgttaaattttgagtttaatacgtctttttgtcaatacttatctgtcatcgtttttgacctatgtcatcttttttgcaaaaaagtgaggttgcagggcttcattaaaaaatttataattcctgaaccatcagaaataaataatttatttttattttactgacttgccaaaaatttggccgcttttttgcgctatcaacgacatttttttaatgtttcatacgcctactgcaattttttaaaattgataatcaaaaaatgtcgaaaacttcatttttttaaatggcaactaacatttctgatactagatataaatgtaaaattaaattttaaggccacttttattaacattatgtatgtctatttgcagccgtttaggcgtaatttcaattttttgaataaaatattcttttttataagtaattttttattttcaaaaataagaaaatctatattaataacataattacataaacatttgtgttttataatacaaaaatttccgataatattgcggaatctggaaaggtgccccgaatgcttgcagcgtttccacgttgaatggcaagggaaattctctcgaaaaggaatttctttgattttgaatcgcctgattccgcgataagtcggtttccgatgacattaatgaaatcgatggcttctttgcaccaagggcctaaggtttcaaatgctaaacttttaaacacgtagtttgacgaaatgattaaactatatttgctgtgtttgcgtttgcaagccatttcagcggcagaacctgagacttcagatgatttcaatacgtaactgtctgcaagtgtatctacaacagtctCAAGCCAAAGTTttacctttaatccacggtactaaagtcattccatctgggcgttttccgtcatcccgagacagtccatttggttctaaagttgaattcacatgaatagaagttaaaAACCGGTTGacaatggaattaatttcagtgtgtcttgaaaatctaccactgcttttgaaacaacttagaccatgggtgccaatttcgtcaactttcgcattgcatttgcaaatatgaggtgtacaaagattacaacccaatcttaaaccaatacaaacttggaaggaagtgttatctaaaagagtaccaatattaggagaaggtattgcatgtaaccaagatcctgattctctgcattgcaaagccttaaaacgagccaagtctctaggtgaattaaagattaagtcattggcaattattcctttgatgttaatattatcccaattcttctgaaattgtgggattgttggtatttcgttctcatttgctacaccccagactgctaaagcttcatcataatggtgaatattaagctcattatcctttgagtttagtaataaagaaacaagctttttaaccccattaatttaagataggaaagcagggaggcaaatattggaaatgcgacgaattctcagaccaccaaatctaatcggtaaagtggactgacgccattgtaaatcagttaaacgtaaattaagtattctctctaaacaagactttaaagaagaatcaattgaatttttattcaaaaatagcattgcaataaatattagataacaacaaaacaataaaaaataagcaaattaacaaaaaaatattttaatgtatatgatttcattgaaaatatttttttgttaatttgcttattttttattatttcgttgttatctactgtttattgcatgtgatttttgaataaaaatgcaaataaaacaattgtttgataaaaaaaaagaatactttactcaaaaaatcgaaagtacgccaaaacggctgggaataggcatacacaaCGTTAataaagtgcgtctatcgatattttaaaacgaccttttgcTTCCTTCAGAGGTTTATTGCCCGCTAACAAagattgtcgtaaaagtggtgagtaaccgatcctcaataatccgcaggtaccatcgagagtttttgttacagggtaggtaaataatcccctagtaatgagaccatcataaacgacccaaaatgttaactagtgtttaaaaagtcgtttcaaaatatcgatagacgcactttaaAAGTAGGCTTAGAATTAGATTCTACATTTACATCTAGTGTTACAAataaggtactatatctttagaaggtagcgccattccgctccacaatttttcgcctcgaaattaaaagagatggaattatcgataaatcctgtgagtgtgacaaagatagaatCTGTTTGactcgatacaaacatcccgtaaaattgtgtatacttctatctttgtcacactcacgggatttatcgataatgccatctcttttaatttcgaggcgaaaaattgtggagcggaatggcgctaccttctaaagatatagtaccttagttacaaatggtggttgccatttaaaaaaaggaagtttttgacattttttaattagcaattttgaaaaatttcagtaggcgtatgaaacataaaaaaaaattcactaatggcggaaaagatcggccaggtctttaggaattcaactaaaaaaaatcaattatttattttcgatggttcaagagttataaatttgttaatgaagccctgcaacctcgcttttttgcaaaaaagatgacataggtcaaaaacgatgatagataaatgttgacaaaaagacgttctaaactcaaaatttaacgtagaatcgaaatgtgaagtcaaaatgaggcctttccatttaaaaaaataaagatggcgtcgatttccggtatttcctgaagtgccaccattttgaaaatatttcatttcaacttggagtagtcgattatagtcaactaccaattttcatattaatatgatttggggaaatcagaaagtttctaatgaacggtctacgtgaatcagcctgtatacatGGCGAACAGAATTGGTCCAATTTCCGAGTTGGCTGGGTTTACAATTTCAGTAGAGTTAAGTACTTGAATTCCTGAAAAGATATAGctcatgtgcaaaaattcaaatctccACTCATCCACGTAAGGAAAATATCAGGTTGTTTTTATCTTCGATGTGACACATTGTACAAGAATGAAAAATTACAGATTTTACAGCAAGGTGTGAAAATGGTTCCAGGGCGAGCAGCGGAGGGAGACAATCACATcgagtgtcaaaagtgattttttCCTCGTGCATAATAAAGGATCCAAGAAGCGACTGACACCACAAAACAGCCATTCCATTATGACGGACGGGACAAATCGGaaacatttattcaaaaattcttttttttttaatcaattagtACTTATATTGAATCAAGATTTGACAATACTGTTCAATGTGATCCAATGATTCATTTTATTGCTAAGTTTTATCGCTTttattgtttacttgttttttttttttaattgcaaagttgaatgacggacgggacatgaacataatgttaaaataaattctaagtgTATTATCTACAAACTATGCGAAATGATTAATAAACCAAGTAGAACTGATATTACACTGatgttctaatttttaaatcaatgaaATGTAACAGTCACATTTAAGAAATGGTGAATGAATAAGtgattattgatttttttaaatcatgatGGACGGGACATGACGGACGGGACAATAAttactttcaattttaatatacttttttgttcgacactgtcagaatttgagaattttctcctgtgtgaacggattttgataaatttgacaacttgtcaaaacgaaacgtcaagctaattttaaagatttttagcgatttggagcctttaaggggctcgtcgaacaaaaaaacgttctattcaactcgttcttgtgtaatttgggctttttttggcactcgtggacctttaaaactctcgtttcactcgagttttaaactggtccactcatgccaaaaaaaggaaaaattacacacgaactcgttaaataaataactattattttatcaaCCATTACAATAAACAAGTACTTTTAACtacaaaacgaacaaaaataacaataattcgtacttcattttataaacaaagttcaaaattcaaaaatcgtAATAAGAAAACTTTCTGTTTATGAGTACTTGTCGGTAAAgggtttttaacttttttgaaGGCTTTACTCAATGTTTGAGGACATTTGCACGCACACAACTGAGAACCTGATAATTTCAACTTTTCCTCCTGCTTTCTTCAACTTTTCCTGAATCTTCTTTTACGAGCCCTTTCAGATATTCTTTTCTTGTTCGATAAAACAGCATTACTCTTCAATGAAACTCTTTCTCCTGCTCTTTTTACTCTCTTTCTTTGAGCGTCATGTTATAGAAACCCTTCTCCCTTATTACTTGAAGTAATCTTGTGTCAGTATCGCCGCGAAgcctttttattttgttttttgaatcttTCTTTCCTCTTTGCATCCATTTTTGTCtatatgtacaaaaaatatgcATAAACCATTTATTAGGCAGATTTCgtttatagaaaaataaaaaatgtagcaaaagttaatgtaaataactaaaaactaTAATAGGAGTAATTTTTGTATCACATATttcacattattatttattttacgacGGACGGGACAGGAAAAATGGTGCTCTAATGTTCGCAAATGGcaccatatattttttttaatagttccTCTTCATATATCAGTCCTTCTACTTTAATACATAAAAGTAACAATAACCGATTCAAGAACATTATGGTTTATTTGTGTAActtgtgtaaataaatatgcaTACATACCTTTGTAACAAAGACACACTGAACAATTGCGCCTTAATTGTAtgacacaaaaacatttttatcacaTGTCAAAATATCCTAAAACAGTAGCTACACAGCTACTAGATTTTGATGCGAATTAGAAGCTTTTTGCAAGCGCTCTCATTACGaaagtgttttttcatttaaatcaaaaaaaatatttaaacgttCAGATTCAAATGTGATTTTGGACATTTTAAATCCAAAGTGACATTATTAACAAatcgattttaaaaaatagctaaattcattttttgttgaaacgGTTTCATTTATCGTGGAATGGCTCAAAAGTCAATCAATGCTTCAAATATTCCAAACCGTCGTCGTCCTCTCTGTTATTCCTAACTCGTCGCTTGATAACTCTCTCGGCCTCTACTGTTATACACAACGTAcagcttgcgataaaggatacaaatttgcctaacatcaatatttcacacttaaaaaatgtacaaaaactCCACATGACATGGACATTTACCGCcgccaacctaaaatctttcgttaaacatttttgtttcgaTGTTCTTGCCAATGCAGAGAAATTCCATTTTCATGACGATTTAGACGAATGGAAAACCAGTATTTTCTAGACGGAGACAGAAAAAGAAGGTTTTTTTCAACGAAAATGAAGGTTGCTGCACGAGCCGAAGACGAGTGCATTTAATCATTTGAGTTGCAAAATAATACTACACTTTATCCAAGattaaatatacaaaaaaaaaaacagagtgTGTTGTAAAGATGCaggatagaagtgaaacttttgtattacagggaaacattgtaattattcatcaatcacttttaaacaGCATATTCACAtattaacaaaattgtatattttaatgaagaaaataaattataaacaacgataacactaaacaatatcgaaatgcgtaactcattgttcatttttaagcctccaaattaaaagagaggacattatcgataaatgccgtgagtgtgacaaagacaagtatacacaattttgagggatgtttgtatcgtgtcaaacagattaacttacatttaagtgagatggaaatattggcgcaaccgttgtgcgagacaCTCGACCCgacagtgtttacccccaccacttttcgtcacacaaaaagtttcacttcaaaaatcttagttcaatatttttgatttttaaaaattcaatgttCGTTCTGTTACCATGGCTACGTTATTGTATTTGGTTAATTAGTTATGGTGATGCGGTTCCTGCAAATTGTAGCCAAATGGTGAAAAtggtggaaaaattaaaatgacaatatttctaattttgattggtccaaatcCGCGGATGGATAAAAATCCTGTCGATTTTATCCATGGTTGTCAACCAATAAGAGCTCTC contains:
- the LOC138128649 gene encoding cytochrome P450 4C1-like, with the protein product MQRLEYNVNVSSALFYLSSVVLVLFTINYCWKRRRLYYYSSKLKGPLALPFLGSIHEFAGGIDSAYPKSMEIARKYGPIGKLWLGSHLFIVVTEPEDVEYVMKQCLSKGYIYEFLKPPFGHGILTAPLSRWKTHRKTINQTFNQSILNSYFDIFVKRSNELMAELKKHYVKCETNIFQRFSESTFRMICDTCMGVDSADLNVQNEYMLRVAEGAIYIGSRFFNPLYHFEFLWNIFGYKKQLNDVVTYGFGHIRKILEKKKQLIKEQKADSSNNKNFLSYLLKVTEEEGIWTDKEMMEETQTMVCAGSDTTALTMSFATIMLALHQDIQQKLYKEVYDIFGDSDRDATLDDLTRMEYTERVIRETMRLFPVGPCQFREVLEDIKIRDVVIPEGSQLLIPVHFIHRNPKYWPDPLKFNPDRFLPEEVEKRPRYSYMPFSIPPRNCIGKTFAMMSMKVSLTNMMRNFRIVSTQHKSIETMKLHINVLISSANGYGVTLESRKK